In Nitrospira sp., one genomic interval encodes:
- a CDS encoding DUF72 domain-containing protein — translation MNELQLPFDPPGTPTTSRVPDLIRFGTSTWTYEGWQGQIYRRTYAPTAFTRECLGEYCQYLYKGQPLFKTVGVDSSFYRPATTAQLRRYLTQIPEDFEMCAKVWEEITIPVYAKHPRYGPHAGQRNPTFLDPKTFIDFVLKPYRDAHFQPHAGPFIFEFQRHGLSADEFLSRLDDLLGALPKEFRYSVELRNAGLLGERYDQVLKKHGVAHVYNHWCFMPGLAEQHQRMQEFTASFTVLRLLTPLGMTYEAAKKRAAPYDKIVGELPEMRAQTVDLVKHAVSRKIRAYVLVNNRTEGNAPLTIQALVDMLRS, via the coding sequence ATGAATGAACTTCAATTGCCTTTCGACCCTCCGGGGACGCCTACCACATCTAGAGTTCCTGACCTGATCCGCTTCGGCACCTCCACCTGGACGTATGAAGGGTGGCAGGGACAAATCTATCGCCGCACGTATGCGCCAACGGCGTTTACCCGCGAGTGTCTTGGCGAATATTGCCAGTATCTCTATAAAGGTCAGCCGCTCTTCAAGACCGTCGGCGTGGATTCCAGCTTTTACCGACCGGCGACCACTGCGCAATTGCGGCGCTATCTCACACAGATCCCCGAGGACTTTGAGATGTGTGCCAAGGTGTGGGAGGAGATCACCATCCCGGTGTATGCCAAGCACCCCCGCTATGGCCCTCATGCCGGACAACGGAACCCGACGTTTCTCGATCCCAAGACGTTTATCGACTTCGTGCTCAAGCCCTACCGCGACGCACACTTCCAGCCGCATGCCGGGCCGTTTATCTTCGAGTTTCAACGCCACGGCTTGTCGGCAGATGAGTTTTTGTCGCGACTCGACGACCTTCTCGGTGCATTGCCGAAAGAGTTTCGGTATTCGGTGGAGCTACGCAACGCGGGATTGCTCGGCGAACGCTACGACCAGGTCTTGAAAAAGCATGGTGTGGCCCACGTCTACAATCATTGGTGTTTCATGCCGGGTCTGGCTGAGCAACACCAGCGGATGCAGGAGTTCACGGCATCCTTCACCGTCCTCCGGTTGTTGACGCCGCTCGGAATGACCTATGAGGCGGCAAAGAAGCGGGCCGCACCGTATGACAAGATTGTGGGTGAGTTACCGGAGATGCGGGCTCAAACGGTGGACTTGGTCAAACACGCTGTGAGCCGAAAGATTCGAGCCTATGTGCTCGTGAACAATCGGACGGAGGGAAACGCCCCCCTGACTATTCAAGCCCTCGTCGATATGTTGCGGAGTTGA
- a CDS encoding XRE family transcriptional regulator, which translates to MTTTLKDKMKKLPAARRKKIEARAAELIAHEMTLCELRQAHRRTQKRIAETLGIRQEGVSRLEKRSDLLISTLRSYIEAMGGSLSIIATFPNHPPIEVAAGHQRRKRETVRN; encoded by the coding sequence ATGACTACCACTCTGAAAGATAAGATGAAGAAGCTGCCGGCGGCGCGCCGGAAGAAGATTGAAGCGCGTGCGGCTGAACTCATCGCGCATGAAATGACGTTGTGTGAATTACGCCAGGCCCACAGACGCACCCAGAAGCGCATTGCAGAGACTCTTGGTATCCGACAGGAAGGCGTCTCCCGCCTCGAAAAGCGCAGCGATCTCTTGATCTCAACACTGCGCAGCTATATCGAAGCCATGGGTGGTAGTCTGTCGATTATTGCAACATTCCCGAATCATCCACCTATTGAAGTCGCAGCTGGCCATCAACGCCGAAAAAGGGAAACAGTTCGCAACTGA
- a CDS encoding type II toxin-antitoxin system VapB family antitoxin, which produces MRTNIVIDDKLMLQAMKAAGARTKRETVEAGLKMLVRVYRQRKARKLRGAIHWEGSLDESRQERLSVLTPPTKTTAR; this is translated from the coding sequence ATGCGAACCAATATTGTGATCGACGATAAATTGATGCTCCAGGCCATGAAGGCAGCTGGTGCTCGCACCAAACGCGAAACCGTCGAGGCTGGATTGAAAATGCTTGTCCGAGTCTACCGCCAAAGGAAAGCGCGCAAGCTCCGAGGAGCAATACATTGGGAAGGCAGTTTAGATGAATCACGCCAAGAACGACTGTCTGTATTGACTCCTCCCACGAAAACAACAGCACGCTAA
- a CDS encoding DUF1036 domain-containing protein produces the protein MNRLRLYSNVPLLLRLAIMLVFIFVGLQDVQAYEVEYTNIKVCNTGNVKFLVAVVKADWNLFGGDFRGDGWYGVDRGRCKGVDYRSQPGTYYLTFIQYDSDGNPGIATYRPGSSSGIFKESGWSFCVKLKNFEYEESGRPTQDCPSPYFLAPFPFSIWRVPGQNDLSIDIPATSSARLVAIPGYKQKSPPAKQREQEATPVAPAPPAPPPPPKKPGWIGITVIDMTPMGAKIGAFLGGTLGNQNTLEEKRDAGEAWGKEFFGGLQIESVADGSPAMKSGLLKGDRIKTVIYDIFKECTPKDIPELRACTKQFQTEDLIALYVQRGKQHLAPVIRLKENPIVNGDASSANKEAEKEDDFKESF, from the coding sequence ATGAACCGTCTTCGTCTCTACAGCAACGTTCCCCTCCTTCTACGCCTTGCCATAATGCTGGTATTTATTTTTGTCGGACTGCAGGACGTTCAAGCGTACGAGGTCGAGTATACAAACATTAAGGTTTGCAATACGGGGAACGTCAAATTTCTGGTCGCCGTTGTCAAAGCCGATTGGAATTTATTCGGTGGCGACTTTCGAGGGGATGGATGGTATGGGGTCGATCGTGGAAGGTGTAAGGGAGTTGATTACCGAAGTCAGCCTGGAACCTATTATCTGACATTCATCCAATATGATTCTGATGGGAACCCGGGCATTGCGACATATAGACCGGGAAGTAGTAGCGGTATATTTAAGGAATCTGGGTGGTCATTTTGCGTAAAACTAAAAAATTTCGAGTATGAAGAGTCAGGACGCCCCACTCAAGATTGCCCATCCCCATACTTTCTGGCGCCCTTTCCATTCAGCATTTGGCGCGTTCCTGGTCAAAATGATTTGTCAATTGACATTCCCGCTACCTCGTCTGCGAGGTTAGTTGCCATTCCTGGATATAAACAAAAGAGCCCGCCAGCTAAACAAAGAGAGCAAGAGGCGACCCCAGTGGCGCCAGCTCCTCCCGCGCCGCCCCCTCCTCCAAAGAAACCGGGCTGGATTGGCATCACCGTTATTGACATGACTCCTATGGGTGCAAAGATCGGAGCGTTCCTTGGAGGAACCCTCGGGAACCAAAATACTTTAGAGGAAAAGAGGGATGCAGGAGAGGCATGGGGAAAAGAGTTCTTCGGAGGTTTGCAAATCGAGTCCGTCGCCGATGGTAGCCCGGCAATGAAGTCGGGACTCTTAAAAGGAGATCGAATCAAGACAGTCATTTACGATATATTCAAAGAGTGTACGCCAAAAGACATACCAGAGCTGCGCGCATGTACTAAGCAATTTCAAACCGAAGATCTGATTGCACTATACGTGCAGCGGGGAAAGCAACATCTCGCACCTGTGATTAGATTAAAGGAAAATCCCATAGTTAACGGAGATGCCTCGTCGGCCAATAAAGAGGCTGAGAAGGAAGATGATTTCAAGGAATCATTTTAA
- a CDS encoding PilZ domain-containing protein: MPFLATPQRVRLRTYRRVPIQGTAFFLNEDTRSRGVVWNLSPTGCRIDAEKTVPAGTELTIILHLDKADESIHVHSAVVAWSRGQEVGLRIDAIDTPEAVRLKRYLRHAH, from the coding sequence CTGCCGTTCCTGGCTACACCGCAACGCGTCCGTCTCCGAACCTATCGCCGCGTTCCCATCCAGGGCACGGCCTTCTTTCTGAACGAGGACACTCGCAGCCGGGGGGTCGTGTGGAACCTTTCGCCCACGGGATGCCGAATCGATGCAGAGAAGACCGTGCCGGCAGGGACGGAACTGACCATCATCCTTCATCTGGACAAAGCTGACGAGAGCATCCACGTCCACAGCGCGGTGGTGGCGTGGAGCCGCGGGCAAGAAGTTGGGCTCCGCATCGATGCCATCGACACACCGGAGGCCGTCCGCTTGAAACGGTACCTTCGGCACGCTCACTAG